A genomic window from Planctomycetota bacterium includes:
- the truB gene encoding tRNA pseudouridine(55) synthase TruB: MDGILLVDKPAGKTSHDVVQEIRRARGERRVGHAGTLDPMATGLLVVGLGKAVRLLEFLQDLEKTYEFAVELGVRTETDDAEGARVGTGPVPSREELERAAARFVGEIAQKPPRYAAVKVRGRKLYEYAREGRAVEAPERRVRVAELALLSYDPPRARFRVRGSKGLYVRSLARDLGGHVVELRRTAIGPFRVEDAGPELLPPDAAVLHLPEARLSTEEAGRFAAGRPVEREGAGRVRVYCGPRFLGVGEVREGLLQPRKVLGA, translated from the coding sequence ATGGACGGCATTCTTCTCGTGGACAAGCCCGCGGGGAAGACGTCGCACGACGTCGTGCAGGAGATCCGCCGCGCGCGGGGGGAGCGCCGCGTGGGTCACGCGGGGACGCTCGATCCGATGGCCACAGGGCTTCTCGTCGTGGGGCTCGGGAAGGCGGTGCGGCTTCTCGAATTCCTCCAGGATCTCGAGAAGACGTACGAATTCGCCGTGGAGCTGGGGGTCCGGACGGAGACGGACGACGCGGAGGGGGCGCGCGTCGGGACGGGACCGGTCCCTTCGCGGGAGGAGCTGGAGCGCGCGGCCGCGCGCTTCGTGGGGGAGATCGCCCAGAAACCGCCGCGCTACGCGGCCGTGAAGGTGCGGGGCCGGAAGCTGTACGAATATGCGCGGGAGGGCCGGGCGGTGGAGGCGCCGGAACGGCGCGTGCGGGTGGCGGAGCTGGCGCTTCTTTCGTACGACCCGCCGCGGGCGCGTTTCCGGGTGCGCGGCTCCAAGGGCCTCTACGTGCGGTCGCTGGCGCGCGATCTGGGGGGGCACGTGGTGGAGCTGCGGCGCACGGCGATCGGGCCGTTCCGGGTGGAGGATGCGGGGCCGGAGCTCCTGCCGCCGGACGCGGCGGTGCTGCATCTTCCCGAGGCGCGCCTCTCCACGGAAGAGGCGGGCCGGTTCGCCGCGGGGCGTCCCGTGGAGCGGGAGGGAGCGGGCCGGGTGCGCGTCTATTGCGGGCCGCGGTTCCTCGGCGTGGGGGAGGTTCGGGAAGGTCTGCTTCAGCCGCGCAAGGTGCTGGGGGCGTGA
- the rsmI gene encoding 16S rRNA (cytidine(1402)-2'-O)-methyltransferase, with translation MLYVLGTPIGNLEDLSERGRRILAECDAVVSEDTRTTLKLLGRCGLRKPALAYFQHSPPRRLQEILERLRRGENLVLVTESGTPGVSDPGARLVEAALQEGVRVVPVPGPSALAAAASVSGFPADSFHFAGFLPRRPGRRRKALAALAALDVPLFLFEAPHRVVETLQDILEVLGDRRLTVCRELTKVHEEVWRTTVSGALERYRREAPRGEFTLAIEGAPRRAGSPEELEPEHPG, from the coding sequence ATGCTCTACGTCCTCGGAACTCCCATCGGAAACCTCGAAGATCTCTCGGAGCGCGGCCGGCGGATCCTCGCGGAATGCGACGCGGTCGTGAGCGAAGACACCCGGACGACCCTCAAGCTCCTGGGCCGCTGCGGCCTGCGGAAGCCCGCCCTCGCCTACTTCCAGCACAGCCCGCCCCGGCGGCTCCAGGAGATCCTCGAACGCCTCCGGCGCGGGGAAAATCTCGTCCTCGTGACCGAAAGCGGAACCCCCGGCGTCAGCGACCCCGGGGCGCGCCTCGTCGAAGCCGCCCTGCAGGAAGGCGTGCGCGTGGTTCCCGTTCCCGGCCCCTCGGCCCTCGCGGCCGCGGCCAGCGTCTCGGGCTTCCCCGCCGACTCCTTCCATTTCGCGGGCTTTCTTCCTCGGCGGCCCGGCCGGCGGCGGAAAGCCCTGGCCGCGCTGGCGGCCCTCGACGTTCCCCTCTTCCTCTTCGAAGCCCCCCATCGCGTCGTCGAAACTCTTCAGGATATTCTCGAGGTCCTGGGGGACCGCCGCCTGACAGTCTGCCGGGAACTCACGAAGGTGCATGAAGAGGTATGGCGGACGACCGTTTCGGGCGCCCTCGAACGCTACCGCCGCGAAGCGCCGCGGGGGGAATTCACGCTCGCGATCGAAGGGGCCCCGCGCCGCGCGGGCTCACCAGAGGAGCTCGAGCCCGAACATCCCGGATAA